A portion of the Blastopirellula sediminis genome contains these proteins:
- a CDS encoding MurR/RpiR family transcriptional regulator → MLATDGAVNERSSEGESSGRHDSETARRLKSDLSETLRLLEDADLQKGANRLLNCRGALIVGVASSAPLVLSLAWKLSRIGIDARPSTEGYVMAVNATLLTDADVLVAISSSGATKDILHTTDVAKQQGATVIALTNFSSSPLSQIADISLFTTANRDPVKAEIPAIIAGEAVLEMLLEKLLTIAPDRRDHLLQSSRAVSDRKL, encoded by the coding sequence ATGCTGGCGACCGACGGCGCCGTCAACGAACGGTCGTCTGAGGGAGAGTCGAGCGGTCGCCATGACAGCGAGACGGCCAGGCGGCTGAAGAGCGATCTCAGCGAAACGCTCCGCCTGCTGGAAGACGCCGATCTGCAAAAGGGGGCCAACCGGCTGCTGAACTGCCGGGGAGCGCTGATCGTCGGCGTCGCCAGTTCGGCGCCGCTGGTTCTGAGTCTGGCCTGGAAGTTGAGCCGAATCGGCATCGATGCGCGTCCATCGACCGAAGGCTACGTGATGGCGGTCAACGCGACGCTGCTGACCGATGCCGACGTGCTGGTGGCGATCAGTTCCTCTGGCGCCACCAAGGATATCCTGCACACGACCGACGTCGCCAAGCAGCAAGGGGCGACCGTCATTGCGCTGACCAATTTTTCCAGTTCCCCGCTCAGCCAGATCGCCGACATCTCCCTCTTCACCACCGCCAATCGCGATCCGGTCAAAGCCGAGATCCCCGCCATCATCGCCGGAGAAGCGGTCCTCGAAATGCTGCTGGAAAAGCTGCTGACCATCGCCCCCGATCGCCGCGACCATCTCCTGCAGTCGTCACGCGCGGTGTCGGATCGAAAACTGTAG
- a CDS encoding NAD(P)/FAD-dependent oxidoreductase gives MSNRPAVVIGGGVVGAAAAYYLAKSGRKVVILEKGTFGAGCSHANCGYVSPSHVLPLAQPGVLLPSMLSMLQSNSPFAIRFRFSPSLWSWLTKFALRCRRAPMMQAAAGIHALLQSSRHLYSEIIAQEQMECEFEERGLLFVFQDKPHFDEFGHVNELLAREFNVVAAPYVGEALNELEPALKPGLAGGWLFGGDAHLRPDRLMTAWRTVLERMGVEIRENCEFQKFTSGGKTATAAETSTDTIEAEDFLIAAGAWTPFLNDQLGCKIPIQPGKGYSMTMPRPEICPKFPMLLEQHHVGVTPWESGYRLGSTMEFAGYDTRINEKRLGILTRGAEVYLKTPHCEPILEKWYGWRPMTPDSTPYIDRSPKYGNVYVAAGHNMLGLSMSPGTGKLIAEIMNDETPHLDATRYSLKRKI, from the coding sequence GTGAGCAATCGGCCAGCCGTCGTCATCGGTGGAGGGGTCGTCGGCGCCGCCGCCGCGTACTATCTCGCCAAGTCAGGTCGTAAAGTCGTCATCCTCGAAAAAGGAACCTTCGGCGCCGGCTGCTCGCACGCGAACTGCGGTTACGTTTCGCCAAGTCACGTCTTGCCGCTGGCGCAACCCGGCGTGTTGTTGCCGTCGATGTTGTCGATGCTGCAGTCGAACTCCCCCTTCGCCATTCGCTTCCGCTTTTCGCCGTCGCTCTGGAGTTGGCTGACGAAGTTCGCCCTCCGCTGCCGCCGCGCGCCGATGATGCAAGCCGCCGCCGGCATTCATGCGCTGCTGCAATCGTCGCGACATCTCTACAGCGAGATCATCGCGCAAGAGCAAATGGAGTGTGAGTTTGAAGAACGCGGGCTCCTCTTCGTCTTTCAAGACAAGCCGCACTTCGATGAATTCGGCCACGTCAACGAACTCCTCGCCCGCGAGTTCAACGTCGTCGCCGCGCCCTATGTCGGCGAAGCGCTCAACGAACTCGAGCCGGCGCTCAAACCCGGTCTGGCCGGCGGTTGGCTCTTTGGGGGCGACGCCCATCTCCGTCCCGATCGCCTGATGACGGCGTGGCGGACAGTGCTGGAGCGGATGGGAGTCGAGATCCGCGAGAACTGCGAATTTCAAAAATTCACCAGCGGCGGCAAGACGGCGACCGCGGCCGAAACGTCGACCGACACGATCGAAGCGGAAGACTTCTTGATCGCCGCCGGCGCGTGGACTCCCTTCCTGAACGATCAACTCGGCTGCAAGATTCCGATCCAACCAGGCAAAGGGTATTCGATGACGATGCCCCGCCCGGAGATCTGCCCGAAGTTCCCGATGCTGCTCGAACAACATCACGTCGGCGTCACGCCATGGGAAAGCGGCTATCGCTTGGGCTCGACGATGGAGTTCGCCGGCTACGACACGCGTATCAATGAGAAGCGTCTTGGCATCCTGACGCGCGGCGCCGAAGTCTATCTAAAAACTCCCCACTGCGAACCGATCCTCGAAAAGTGGTACGGCTGGCGTCCGATGACCCCCGACAGCACGCCATACATCGACCGCTCCCCTAAATACGGCAACGTCTACGTCGCCGCCGGCCACAACATGCTGGGCCTCTCCATGTCCCCCGGCACCGGCAAACTGATCGCCGAGATCATGAACGACGAAACGCCGCATCTAGACGCGACGCGTTATTCCCTCAAACGCAAGATCTAA
- a CDS encoding IclR family transcriptional regulator — protein MLTSSLGKAFHVLEVLAAADGELPLAEIVSQLGYHKPTVHRLLQDLVELGYVCRIDKGKYQLTGKLRRLTLGKLDDHLLEAADPFLRELHDQTGETVNLGVLRGTSVRYLQILESKHPFRLVADASSRDPFYSTALGRALTSALGDDDWNELIAHTKLVARTPQTVIDPEQLREIHQRAGSEGFAIEQDQNDIGVTCIGAPIRDGSEIVAAVSISIPTARFDSAPQSELIAAVQQTAAKISTQLAS, from the coding sequence ATGCTGACATCTTCGCTAGGAAAAGCGTTTCACGTCCTGGAAGTCTTGGCCGCGGCCGACGGCGAGTTGCCGCTGGCCGAGATCGTCAGTCAATTGGGATACCACAAGCCGACCGTCCATCGCTTGCTGCAAGACCTGGTCGAGTTGGGTTACGTCTGCCGCATCGACAAGGGAAAGTACCAACTGACCGGCAAGCTACGGCGGCTGACGCTCGGCAAGCTGGATGACCACCTGCTCGAAGCGGCCGATCCGTTCCTGCGTGAGCTGCACGATCAAACCGGCGAGACGGTCAACCTGGGCGTCTTGCGGGGGACGTCAGTTCGCTACCTGCAAATCCTCGAAAGCAAACATCCGTTTCGCCTCGTGGCGGACGCGAGTAGTCGCGACCCGTTTTACTCGACCGCCCTCGGCCGGGCTTTGACTTCCGCCCTGGGAGACGACGACTGGAACGAACTGATCGCCCATACCAAGCTGGTCGCGCGCACGCCGCAGACGGTGATCGATCCGGAGCAGCTGCGCGAGATTCATCAGCGCGCAGGATCAGAAGGGTTCGCCATTGAGCAGGACCAGAACGACATCGGCGTGACCTGCATCGGCGCTCCGATCCGGGATGGATCCGAGATCGTCGCCGCGGTCAGCATCAGCATTCCAACGGCTCGCTTCGACAGCGCCCCGCAGTCAGAGTTAATCGCGGCAGTTCAGCAGACGGCCGCGAAGATCTCGACGCAGTTGGCGAGCTAG
- a CDS encoding DUF3500 domain-containing protein, protein MPRLVCGDNFASSGFLPSQINTGLPPASHTDAVVDAAEAFLESLRGFQRREVLTDFSPANASRWSNFPADIVQRNGLDFRDMSPEQLESALEVARVSLGQQGFDRMMEIRLADDAFAHTGIAGHTDLFGRNNYSIAMLGVPSKEKPWMLQFGGDHLAVNHYYHGAQASATPYFVGVEPIRWTGRDRVTHDPLKPMHESIQGLMRSLTPEQLRIARIKRQFNDVAVGPGRDGLFPKSRHGIAYSRLSNASQVFVQQAILAWTGDSPQAEDYRRRYFAELDQTCIAFSGTGDLKEAGDYVRIDGPHLWIELSCQASQTVFPIHLHAVWRDKATDYGGVLQPEPWVNGLAGGPK, encoded by the coding sequence ATGCCGCGATTAGTTTGCGGCGACAACTTTGCAAGCTCTGGATTCTTACCGTCGCAGATCAATACAGGCCTTCCCCCGGCGAGCCATACCGATGCAGTGGTCGACGCCGCGGAAGCGTTTCTCGAATCCTTGCGCGGCTTTCAGCGCCGCGAAGTGTTGACTGATTTCTCACCGGCCAACGCGAGCCGCTGGTCGAACTTTCCGGCCGACATCGTGCAGCGTAACGGCTTGGACTTTCGCGATATGTCTCCTGAGCAACTGGAATCAGCACTCGAAGTCGCCCGCGTCAGCTTGGGACAGCAAGGCTTTGACCGCATGATGGAGATTCGCCTGGCCGACGACGCCTTCGCCCATACCGGCATCGCAGGCCACACCGACTTGTTCGGACGCAACAACTACTCGATCGCAATGCTCGGCGTTCCCTCGAAGGAAAAGCCTTGGATGCTCCAGTTCGGCGGAGATCACCTCGCCGTCAATCACTACTACCACGGCGCACAAGCTTCGGCGACTCCCTATTTCGTCGGCGTCGAACCGATTCGCTGGACCGGTCGCGATCGCGTCACGCATGATCCTCTCAAGCCGATGCACGAGTCGATCCAAGGTCTGATGCGATCGCTTACGCCGGAGCAACTTCGCATCGCTCGGATCAAACGGCAATTTAATGACGTCGCCGTCGGTCCCGGCCGCGACGGACTCTTCCCGAAATCGCGACATGGAATTGCCTACAGCCGCCTCAGCAATGCATCGCAAGTCTTCGTCCAACAAGCGATCCTCGCCTGGACCGGCGATTCGCCCCAAGCGGAAGATTATCGACGCCGCTACTTCGCCGAGTTGGATCAAACCTGCATCGCCTTCTCCGGAACCGGCGACCTGAAAGAAGCGGGCGACTACGTCCGCATCGACGGCCCGCACCTCTGGATCGAACTCTCGTGCCAGGCGAGCCAAACGGTCTTCCCGATTCACCTGCACGCCGTCTGGCGCGACAAAGCGACCGACTACGGCGGCGTCCTGCAACCGGAACCATGGGTAAACGGCCTAGCCGGCGGCCCTAAATAA
- a CDS encoding REP-associated tyrosine transposase has product MNGQPQHRKRVKHFHVPGHFHELTFSCYRRRPLLTNDTWRSIFARAIDDACQAEQCQLIAMVFMPEHVHLLVLPTGFDVNISRLLQQMKQPTSVQIKEILITAQSRLLDELTIAERPGKRTFRFWQEGSGYDRNLFQSSAVKAAIEYIHENPVRRGLCRRAVDWKWSSVRFYQTGIQDSHLPRLTKPPTEFWDIGGVQTPHSE; this is encoded by the coding sequence ATGAACGGCCAGCCGCAACACCGAAAACGCGTCAAGCATTTTCATGTGCCGGGGCACTTCCACGAACTGACATTTTCCTGTTATCGTCGCCGCCCGCTGCTGACCAATGACACGTGGCGTTCTATTTTCGCTCGTGCAATCGATGACGCTTGCCAAGCCGAGCAATGCCAATTGATCGCGATGGTCTTCATGCCGGAGCACGTTCATCTGCTGGTTTTGCCGACGGGCTTCGACGTCAACATTAGCCGCCTGCTGCAACAAATGAAACAGCCGACGTCGGTGCAGATTAAGGAAATCCTGATCACGGCCCAGTCTCGACTATTGGACGAATTGACGATCGCAGAACGGCCCGGCAAACGGACGTTTCGATTCTGGCAGGAAGGTTCCGGCTACGATCGCAATCTGTTCCAATCGAGTGCGGTCAAAGCGGCCATCGAATACATTCACGAAAACCCGGTTCGTCGCGGACTTTGCCGTCGAGCCGTTGATTGGAAATGGTCGAGCGTTCGCTTTTATCAGACCGGAATTCAAGATTCGCATCTTCCCAGGCTAACGAAGCCGCCGACGGAGTTTTGGGATATTGGGGGCGTGCAAACGCCGCATTCCGAGTGA
- a CDS encoding RHS repeat-associated core domain-containing protein, with protein MTNVEARMTKTGPGKIGPDPKRFFLQGWPTQSPRDWAGRAATRCRAIRQDPSVAFAQQTGVLTLTLSDGRTLTYDLLYNAPDAEITLTLDGSEVSTSDKLAFGLTGEGQSVNKSLVIANNSANTLYLADWDIPAGFSIANLAGLASIAPNSTATLAITLNAMIPGLNSGTLQFVTNDDNESAFSIALSGFVTSDGDGQSVVAGYTYSYDVGNRLTGSTVYGHSTEDAAYSYDATNQITAADRSGSANDESFTYDDNGNRIDGSKVIGDNNQILSDGTYTYGYDDEGNIVLRTNIADGSYAVYEWDYRNRLTSVTDYDVSDVKQQQVVYGYDAFNNLISRDFDSDGDGTFDVSGYFIYDNGQILLQLDSSGDVDHRMLWGPMVDQILADENGAGDVSWMLTDHQNTVRDVVQYDDVNDMATIVNHIAYNVVGEITSQTDDSLDTLPFHYTARYFDEATGLQYNTNRWYNAELSRWMSQDPIGFAAGDANLYRYVGNAHLNGVDPSGLYVFPGILDPDSPGAPPLPPLTPVEEMMLIANRPGGIYNDEKNYRDLVNFIAKHHIQTSSGSWGLDRTVFDAAVNELARQNKEARPNEWYWLIHCMTDMKLADHVTQETRRITGAPLVTPAEEARIAIANGSELGPDVAVVVLGRLGTNGGRCPSSSTSNRTPKNTPPSKKEMVPQKAQLQQAKARNAAKLPNGYWDSGKRVFPTKTNSGLSGNALAAEQKEFFKKGLAAGTDSGILRGQASEAGYERLGGTGRPGDRLTDPSAEKALQDAISEILGGK; from the coding sequence ATGACGAATGTCGAAGCCCGAATGACGAAAACGGGACCCGGAAAAATAGGACCGGACCCCAAACGATTTTTTTTGCAGGGGTGGCCCACCCAGTCTCCCAGAGACTGGGCGGGTCGCGCAGCGACAAGATGCCGCGCCATCCGCCAGGATCCCTCGGTCGCATTCGCCCAACAAACTGGCGTCCTGACCCTCACGCTCTCTGACGGCCGGACCCTCACGTACGATCTGCTCTATAACGCTCCTGACGCCGAGATCACCCTCACGCTAGATGGAAGCGAAGTTTCTACCAGCGACAAGCTCGCGTTCGGCCTGACGGGCGAAGGTCAATCGGTCAACAAGTCGCTGGTGATCGCCAACAACAGCGCGAACACGCTTTACCTGGCGGACTGGGACATCCCCGCTGGATTCTCGATTGCCAATCTAGCGGGACTCGCGTCCATCGCCCCGAACTCCACGGCGACGCTTGCGATCACGTTGAATGCGATGATTCCAGGACTGAATAGCGGCACGCTCCAATTCGTCACCAATGACGATAACGAAAGCGCGTTCTCGATCGCTCTCTCGGGGTTCGTCACCAGCGACGGTGATGGTCAAAGCGTTGTGGCCGGCTACACCTATAGCTACGACGTCGGCAATCGCCTGACCGGATCCACCGTCTACGGCCATTCCACCGAAGACGCCGCGTATAGCTATGACGCGACCAATCAGATCACCGCCGCCGATCGGAGCGGATCTGCCAATGACGAGTCGTTTACCTACGACGACAACGGCAACCGAATCGACGGCAGCAAGGTCATCGGCGACAACAACCAGATCCTCTCTGACGGGACGTACACCTACGGCTACGACGACGAAGGAAACATTGTTCTTCGCACCAACATCGCCGACGGCAGCTACGCCGTTTACGAGTGGGACTACCGCAACCGCCTGACCAGCGTCACCGATTACGACGTTTCCGACGTCAAACAACAACAGGTCGTTTACGGCTACGACGCCTTCAACAACCTGATCAGCCGCGACTTCGACAGCGACGGCGACGGCACGTTCGACGTATCAGGCTATTTCATCTACGACAACGGCCAGATCCTGCTTCAGCTCGACAGTTCTGGCGATGTCGATCACCGGATGCTCTGGGGCCCGATGGTCGACCAGATCCTGGCCGACGAAAATGGCGCCGGCGACGTCTCCTGGATGTTGACCGACCACCAAAACACGGTCCGCGACGTCGTCCAGTATGACGACGTGAACGACATGGCGACCATCGTCAACCACATCGCCTACAACGTCGTCGGCGAGATCACCAGCCAGACCGACGATTCGCTCGATACGCTCCCCTTCCACTACACCGCCCGCTACTTCGACGAAGCGACCGGCCTGCAGTACAACACCAACCGTTGGTACAACGCGGAACTAAGTCGCTGGATGAGCCAGGACCCGATTGGGTTTGCGGCGGGGGACGCGAATCTTTATCGATATGTGGGGAACGCGCATCTGAATGGTGTGGATCCAAGTGGGCTTTACGTCTTCCCTGGTATTCTCGATCCAGATAGCCCGGGCGCTCCGCCGCTGCCCCCGCTAACTCCGGTCGAAGAGATGATGCTGATTGCGAACCGACCCGGCGGAATATATAACGACGAAAAGAACTACCGGGATTTGGTGAATTTTATTGCGAAACACCATATCCAAACATCCAGCGGATCGTGGGGCTTGGACAGAACGGTATTTGATGCCGCAGTAAACGAACTGGCTAGACAGAATAAGGAGGCTCGGCCAAACGAATGGTATTGGCTTATCCATTGCATGACAGACATGAAGCTCGCTGATCATGTGACTCAAGAAACACGCCGGATTACCGGAGCGCCACTCGTCACTCCTGCCGAAGAAGCGCGTATCGCGATAGCGAATGGTTCAGAACTCGGACCAGATGTTGCAGTAGTAGTACTTGGTAGACTCGGTACCAATGGAGGTCGCTGCCCATCAAGTAGTACTTCAAATAGAACTCCTAAGAATACACCTCCTTCTAAAAAGGAGATGGTTCCCCAAAAAGCACAGCTTCAGCAAGCAAAGGCCAGAAACGCTGCGAAACTGCCAAACGGATATTGGGATTCAGGAAAGCGGGTCTTTCCTACTAAGACCAACTCTGGACTCAGTGGCAATGCACTTGCAGCCGAGCAAAAAGAGTTCTTCAAAAAGGGACTTGCAGCAGGAACGGATTCTGGAATACTTCGCGGTCAAGCATCCGAGGCAGGATATGAACGTCTGGGGGGTACTGGTCGTCCCGGCGATCGTCTGACTGACCCATCAGCGGAGAAGGCTTTACAAGATGCAATTAGCGAAATCTTAGGTGGTAAATGA
- a CDS encoding PQQ-binding-like beta-propeller repeat protein: protein MLKRLLGDVFVVLIALACQTSLVGQETLPLWNQWRGPQRDAVVQGPAWPSSLNEQTLKRSWRVELPPSYSGPVVSDSAIFVTGTENNEFEVAYALDRESGKELWKTKWPGAMTVPFFAAANGSWIRSTPAFDGESLYVAGMRDVLVSLNAQTGEEQWRVDFVEQLKTPLPSFGFASSPLLDGDSLYVQAGASFIKLEKATGKIVWRVLIDDGGMMGSAFSSPTIATLAGKRQLVVQTREKLVGVDPENGALLWEHEVPSFRGMNILTPTPFEDGVFTSSYQNKSWLFTVTQTDGKFTCDETWSNNAAGYMSTPVVIAGHAYLHLQNQRFTCIDLRTGERQWTSQPYGKYCSLVAQDDQILALDERGLLLLLRANPEKFELLDERKVSEDEAWAHLAISGNDVIVRDLNAVNLFRWQANEE from the coding sequence ATGTTAAAGCGTTTGCTCGGCGACGTGTTCGTCGTATTGATCGCCCTGGCCTGTCAGACGTCGCTTGTCGGACAGGAAACGCTCCCACTCTGGAATCAATGGCGCGGTCCCCAACGTGACGCTGTGGTCCAAGGCCCCGCCTGGCCATCTTCCTTAAACGAGCAGACGCTTAAGCGCTCCTGGCGAGTCGAACTCCCTCCCAGCTATTCCGGTCCCGTCGTCTCGGACTCCGCCATCTTTGTGACCGGCACAGAGAACAACGAGTTTGAAGTCGCGTATGCGCTCGATCGCGAGAGCGGAAAGGAGTTATGGAAGACCAAGTGGCCTGGCGCGATGACCGTGCCGTTCTTCGCCGCGGCCAATGGAAGCTGGATTCGATCCACTCCGGCCTTCGATGGCGAAAGTCTCTACGTGGCTGGCATGCGAGACGTCCTGGTCTCTCTCAACGCTCAAACCGGCGAGGAGCAGTGGCGAGTCGATTTCGTCGAGCAATTGAAAACGCCGTTGCCCTCTTTCGGGTTCGCCAGTTCTCCGCTGCTCGACGGCGACTCACTCTACGTCCAGGCAGGCGCCTCGTTTATCAAGTTGGAGAAAGCGACCGGCAAGATCGTCTGGCGCGTGCTGATCGACGATGGAGGAATGATGGGGAGCGCATTTTCCTCGCCGACCATCGCAACCCTTGCAGGCAAGCGTCAACTCGTCGTACAGACGCGGGAGAAACTGGTTGGGGTGGATCCCGAAAATGGCGCACTCCTGTGGGAACATGAAGTGCCAAGTTTTCGCGGCATGAATATCCTCACGCCCACCCCATTTGAAGACGGCGTCTTTACAAGCTCCTACCAAAACAAGTCGTGGTTATTCACGGTCACCCAAACGGACGGGAAGTTCACTTGCGACGAGACTTGGAGTAACAACGCCGCTGGGTACATGTCGACTCCGGTCGTCATCGCCGGACACGCCTACCTGCATTTGCAAAACCAGCGATTCACTTGCATCGATCTTCGTACCGGCGAACGACAATGGACCTCCCAGCCGTACGGCAAGTATTGCAGCCTGGTCGCTCAGGACGACCAGATCCTTGCCCTCGACGAACGTGGACTCCTCTTACTGCTGCGAGCCAATCCGGAAAAGTTCGAGTTGCTGGACGAGAGAAAGGTTAGCGAAGACGAAGCCTGGGCGCACCTTGCGATCAGCGGAAATGATGTGATCGTGCGGGATCTGAATGCCGTCAACCTCTTTCGCTGGCAAGCGAACGAAGAGTAA
- a CDS encoding sulfatase-like hydrolase/transferase has protein sequence MPRLSLLILAVAALVPCIAAAAEKSPPNIVVFLSDDHTLADSSVYGATDIDTPNMQRLADAGMTFDKAFVASPSCAPSRAALLTGLMPARNGAERNHARPQAEIKKLPAYLQELGYEVVSFGKVGHYAQTPEYGFDIARHFGYHEDVAVGKAIEWLNARESDKPLCLFVGTNWPHVPWPQATTIDRDAIQIPLKHVHTPETRDARAKYYQAIRTMDDELGQVYDAAYAKLGDNTLFIHTSDHGAQWPFGKWNLYDDGIRTPLIVVWPGQIEKQKRTAAMVSWVDLLPTIVEAAGGKPDEQLDGKSILPVLRGEADKHRDTIFTTHSGDGNFNVYPTRSVRNDRFKYIRNLHPEFLYESHVTKVEKDGGYWKSWVEKGKTSKEAARKVKRYQQRVAEELYDLEADPLEQNNLIDDPAQAETVEQLRKQLNDWMIAQNDQQIVYGSPTLLPPTKRPPNVIMMFIDDMGWHDLSCFGGTDVETTNIDRMASEGLKFTNFYVNSPICSPSRTALTTGNYPARHRITSYLADRKMNDQRGIAQWLDVNAATFPRMLSAKGYATGHFGKWHLGGQRDVGEAPLITEYGFDASLTNFEGLGPRVLPLCDAYDGKQPRRHDLGSANLGRGPIMWEDRSQITASFVAEALKFIDASVAEDKPFYINVWPDDVHSPFFPPQARRGDAAKRTLYLGVLKTMDEQLGVLIDRVRNDPKLRDNTLILLASDNGHEPGAGSGGPLRGEKGNLYEGGIRSPLIVWSPSLLEEKAVGQTNDTTVLSSVDLVASMITLTGATAPEGYQGDGEDLAAALLGKTQEDRSGPLFWRRPPDRPGPPKAPHPDLAVRDGKWKLLCDINGSAVQLYDLSEDIGETKNVASTHPKITNRLKQAVLAWNETLPLDGVSTGKKGAK, from the coding sequence ATGCCCCGTCTGTCGCTCTTGATATTGGCTGTCGCCGCTTTGGTTCCGTGCATCGCCGCAGCCGCCGAAAAGTCGCCGCCGAATATCGTCGTCTTCCTGTCCGACGATCACACGCTGGCCGATTCGTCGGTTTACGGCGCGACCGATATTGATACCCCCAACATGCAGCGTCTGGCCGACGCCGGGATGACGTTTGACAAGGCGTTCGTCGCTTCGCCGTCGTGTGCGCCAAGTCGAGCCGCGCTGTTGACCGGGCTGATGCCGGCTCGTAATGGCGCTGAACGGAACCATGCTCGCCCGCAGGCCGAAATCAAAAAGCTGCCGGCTTATCTGCAAGAGCTTGGCTACGAAGTCGTTTCGTTCGGCAAGGTCGGCCACTACGCGCAGACGCCGGAGTATGGTTTCGACATCGCGCGGCACTTCGGTTATCACGAAGACGTCGCCGTCGGCAAGGCGATCGAGTGGCTCAATGCTCGTGAGAGCGATAAGCCTCTCTGTCTGTTTGTCGGCACCAACTGGCCTCATGTGCCGTGGCCCCAAGCGACGACAATCGATCGCGATGCGATCCAGATTCCGCTGAAGCATGTCCATACGCCGGAGACCCGCGACGCCCGGGCGAAATACTACCAGGCGATCCGCACCATGGACGACGAGCTCGGCCAGGTTTACGACGCCGCCTACGCCAAGCTGGGCGACAACACCCTCTTCATTCATACCAGCGACCACGGCGCCCAGTGGCCGTTTGGCAAATGGAACTTGTACGACGACGGGATCCGCACGCCGCTGATCGTCGTTTGGCCGGGTCAGATCGAAAAGCAGAAGCGTACTGCGGCGATGGTCTCGTGGGTCGATCTGCTGCCGACGATCGTCGAAGCGGCCGGCGGTAAGCCCGACGAACAACTCGACGGCAAGTCGATCTTGCCGGTGCTGCGCGGCGAGGCCGACAAGCACCGCGACACGATCTTCACCACGCATAGCGGCGACGGCAATTTCAACGTCTACCCGACGCGCAGCGTCCGCAACGATCGCTTCAAGTACATCCGCAACCTCCATCCAGAGTTTCTCTACGAATCGCACGTCACCAAGGTCGAGAAAGACGGAGGCTATTGGAAGAGCTGGGTTGAAAAGGGGAAGACGAGTAAGGAAGCGGCCCGCAAGGTGAAGCGCTACCAACAGCGGGTCGCCGAAGAGCTGTACGACCTGGAGGCCGATCCGCTTGAACAAAACAACTTGATTGACGATCCCGCGCAGGCGGAGACTGTCGAGCAACTGCGTAAGCAACTCAACGACTGGATGATCGCTCAGAACGATCAACAGATCGTCTACGGCTCGCCGACCTTGTTGCCCCCAACAAAGCGTCCGCCGAACGTCATTATGATGTTTATCGACGACATGGGTTGGCATGATCTCTCTTGCTTTGGTGGAACCGACGTCGAGACGACCAATATCGACCGGATGGCGAGCGAAGGGCTGAAGTTCACGAACTTCTACGTCAACTCGCCGATCTGCTCTCCTTCGCGCACCGCCCTGACGACCGGCAATTATCCGGCGCGGCATCGGATCACGTCGTACCTGGCCGATCGCAAGATGAATGACCAGCGCGGCATCGCGCAGTGGCTTGATGTGAACGCGGCGACTTTCCCGCGGATGCTGTCGGCGAAAGGATACGCGACAGGGCACTTCGGCAAATGGCATCTCGGCGGCCAGCGCGACGTCGGCGAAGCGCCGCTAATCACCGAGTACGGCTTTGACGCGTCGCTCACCAATTTTGAAGGGCTCGGCCCGCGGGTCCTTCCCTTGTGCGACGCCTACGACGGCAAACAGCCGCGGCGCCACGACCTGGGCAGCGCGAACCTCGGCCGGGGTCCGATCATGTGGGAAGATCGCTCGCAGATCACCGCCAGCTTTGTCGCCGAGGCGCTGAAGTTTATTGACGCGTCGGTCGCCGAGGACAAACCGTTTTACATCAACGTCTGGCCCGACGACGTCCACTCCCCCTTCTTTCCCCCGCAAGCCCGTCGCGGCGATGCGGCGAAACGAACGCTCTATCTCGGCGTGCTGAAAACGATGGACGAACAGCTGGGCGTGCTGATCGATCGCGTTCGCAACGATCCGAAGCTGCGCGACAACACGCTCATTCTGCTTGCCAGCGACAATGGGCATGAACCTGGCGCCGGCAGCGGCGGTCCGCTGCGCGGCGAAAAAGGGAATCTGTACGAAGGGGGCATTCGGAGCCCGCTGATCGTTTGGTCGCCCAGCCTTCTGGAAGAGAAAGCGGTCGGGCAGACCAACGATACGACGGTTCTTTCGAGCGTCGATCTGGTCGCTTCGATGATCACGCTAACCGGCGCGACGGCGCCGGAAGGTTATCAAGGAGACGGCGAAGATCTCGCCGCGGCGCTGCTCGGCAAAACGCAGGAAGATCGGAGCGGGCCGCTCTTCTGGCGGCGCCCTCCTGATCGCCCTGGCCCGCCGAAGGCGCCCCATCCGGACCTTGCGGTGCGCGACGGCAAGTGGAAGCTGCTCTGCGACATCAACGGCTCGGCGGTTCAGCTATACGACCTGAGCGAAGACATCGGCGAAACGAAGAACGTCGCCAGTACGCACCCAAAAATCACCAATCGCCTGAAACAAGCGGTCCTTGCATGGAACGAAACGCTGCCGCTCGACGGCGTTTCGACCGGGAAAAAAGGGGCGAAATAG